ACTCAACTCACATACGAGGATTGGAAAAACTTATTGGCGATGGAAGCCAAAGCAATGACTCAAAGTCAAAGCGATAATCGCCTGGGAATTTTAGTGGGTGATTCTTTAAGTTTGTGGTTTCCTCAAGAAAAATTGCCTGTAGATAAATTGTGGTTGAATCAGGGAATATCTGGAGATACTTGCGCTGGTGTTTTAAGAAGGGTATCTGTTTTTAGGGAAACCAGACCAGATTTCATTTATATCATGGTTGGAATTAATGATTTGCGAAAGGGTACGACAGATGAAATCATCTTACACAATCACCGCGAAATTGTTCGCAAGTTGCGACACACTCACCCAAAAACCATAATTTTTCTTCAATCGATTTTGCCAACTCGTTTATCTACAATTTCTAATACTCGCATTCGTCATCTCAATGAGCAACTCTCCCTGATTGCAAGACAAGAAGGGGTTTATTATTTAAATCTTTATGATTGGTTTGCAGATTTTCAGGGTAACTTACGTTTAGAACTGACGACAGACGGGCTTCATTTGAGCACACAAGCTTACGATGTATGGCGAACTGCAATAGATGAAGCTGAATATAGCACGATGAAAATGGCCGGAAGTTGAATATAGTATTTTTAACCGCAGAGGCGCAGAGGGCACAGAGTAAGAGATAAAACAGTTTAATGCTTTTTATCAAAACTTGAAATACAGATGTTTCAATCCCTAATAGGGAGTAAGAGAAATTTCAACCATTCAAGTAAGGAAATAAAAGCTATGTCATTAGTGTTTCAATCCCTAATAGGGAGTAAGAGAAATTTCAACGAGTTGTAATGCAGTTGCTGAAGAGCGATTGCGATATTGTTTCAATCCCTAATAGGGAGTAAGAGAAATTTCAACCTCCACGCAACACAGACCGAGTAATTCTCCCGTACGCGGTTTCAATCCCTAATAGGGAGTAAGAGAAATTTCAACGAGATACCATTGGGGTCAATAACGATCGCATTCGTTTCAATCCCTAATAGGGAGTAAGAGAAATTTCAACAATACCGATTTATTTAATTGGAAAAGGGATTTAAAAGTTTCAATCCCTAATAGGGAGTAAGAGAAATTTCAACTTCTATAGCAATGACTTCGCCACTAATGTCAATCTGTTTCAATCCCTAATAGGGAGTAAGAGAAATTTCAACCGATTGGTGAAGGAGTTTTGCTGCGATCGCTTCCGGTTTCAATCCCTAATAGGGAGTAAGAGAAATTTCAACATATCTCCGTTTATGAGTGTGGTGCGACCATTATGTTTCAATCCCTAATAGGGAGTAAGAGAAATTTCAACGATGAAAATTTCGATAAAGCAGCTTTATCGAAATCAGGTTTCAATCCCTAATAGGGAGTAAGAGAAATTTCAACTACTCCTGATAGGTCAGACGGTCAAGGCTTTGATGTTTCAATCCCTAATAGGGAGTAAGAGAAATTTCAACCAAATCGTATTGTTATCCCATGCAACGTTCCATTCCTGTTTCAATCCCTAATAGGGAGTAAGAGAAATTTCAACTTTGAACCAATGACGTTGCAATACCCTTCAATAACAGTTTCAATCCCTAATAGGGAGTAAGAGAAATTTCAACAATGATGTATCAATGACTACCTTTGATGCTAATAGTTTCAATCCCTAATAGGGAGTAAGAGAAATTTCAACACATGGAAGAAGTGTTCAACAACAACGAATACTTCGTTTCAATCCCTAATAGGGAGTAAGAGAAATTTCAACGCGCAGTAGCCACCTGTTGAGCCAACTGTTTCAAACTGTTTCAATCCCTAATAGGGAGTAAGAGAAATTTCAACAGTCCACCGGTCGTCGACTTAGCCCTGAGGAACTTGTTTCAATCCCTAATAGGGAGTAAGAGAAATTTCAACGGATGAAGCAAGAGTTCTAGAGTTAATAGAAGAGTTTCAATCCCTAATAGGGAGTAAGAGAAATTTCAACCCTGTGAGAGACTTGGCAATGCCGGATACACTTTTTGTTTCAATCCCTAATAGGGAGTAAGAGAAATTTCAACGTCATTACTGATATTTCCACAGCGTCTACAGATACGTTTCAATCCCTAATAGGGAGTAAGAGAAATTTCAACATTACAACGAGAATGGTAAAAGGGTTAAGCAACAGTTTCAATCCCTAATAGGGAGTAAGAGAAATTTCAACCTTCAGGTCATGCTGCCATTGGAGAATAACTCTCCTGTTTCAATCCCTAATAGGGAGTAAGAGAAATTTCAACCCAAGTTCCCGTAGGAGTTATTTCGGCAAACTCAGTTTCAATCCCTAATAGGGAGTAAGAGAAATTTCAACGTTTCCAGCCAGACTGCGAGTCATTTTAGCTTTAGTTTCAATCCCTAATAGGGAGTAAGAGAAATTTCAACCTAAGTACGGTATCTATATCAAGTTCAGGGAAGTAGTTTCAATCCCTAATAGGGAGTAAGAGAAATTTCAACAGTACCCCCACCGACCTACAAGACTTACTACAACTGTTTCAATCCCTAATAGGGAGTAAGAGAAATTTCAACTTGATTTTGCAAAAGCCTACCCAGATGAAATTTCGTTTCAATCCCTAATAGGGAGTAAGAGAAATTTCAACTAAATCCGTTCTTTAAGTGGCATATCTTGAATATGTTTCAATCCCTAATAGGGAGTAAGAGAAATTTCAACCCCCATTCTCACGGAAATTATTGTAGAGATATATGACAAGTTTCAATCCCTAATAGGGAGTAAGAGAAATTTCAACACCCAGGATCTGTACGCTTCTTTAACTACTAAACAGTTTCAATCCCTAATAGGGAGTAAGAGAAATTTCAACAAATAATACCGTGGGGATGAGCGCTTTAAATTGGCGTTTGTTTCAATCCCTAATAGGGAGTAAGAGAAATTTCAACTGTCTCAGCTAAATAGTGGAGATGAATTTGTGATGTTGTTTCAATCCCTAATAGGGAGTAAGAGAAATTTCAACTGCAGCAGTCAGAAAACTGCACCATATAAAGTTTTCAAGGTTCCAAAGCGCGGATGATCTAATGATAGCATGAAAAAAACTAAATCAATTTACAGCGAATGGCTGAAATCCAGTCTAGGCAAGGAGCGCGGATGGTTATAAATAATTTTTCCTTGAAATCCTCGTCCTGTAAGCAATCCAGCCATTTTTTTTGAAACCTCTTTTTGTACACCTACCCATCCGCGCATTCGGCAAAAAAAATCGTCTCATCACGGGGTGGTTCGCCGTCGATACGTTCGACTTTACCAAAACAGCAAGCGCACAGAAAATAAAACTTGATACTATCGGTATCAGGCTTGATAAGTTTGTGTAAGCGCGATCGCAACTTGGCATATTGAGTATCGCTCAGCTGACACTCAAATACACTATACTGCACCCACTGCCCATAAGACTTGAGGACTTTGTGGATTTTTGTACGGCGCTTGTCTTCAGAGATATCGTAGGACACAACAACATTCATTGGCAAATTAACCGAATCACTGAACAGTGAACAGTGAACAGTGAACAGTTATCAAGCCAAGATGAGCTGGTAACTGATAACTGATAACTGATGACTGATGACTGATAACTGATGACTTCAACGCTTACTTCAAAACCAACGGTGGATATTTCTCGATTTCGCCCATTAAGTATTTAGCCAGTAACCGGGCTTGCAGTGCAAAAGCTTCCTGGTAAGTGCATTTGCGTCCCAAAACGGGATGCTTAAATTCGGATAATTTCTTTTGTTCGTATAGGCGCAGAAATGTTTTTCTTGGTTCGTTGGTGAGGGAAACAGCATGACTCAAAGGTTCTGTGACAAAATCTTCAACTTTCAACAATTGCTTGTTTAACGTAGACAACACAACTGCATCTACCACGAGGGGACGGAATTCTTCCATTAAGTCTAATGCTAGTGATGGTCTACCATAGCGATCGCAATGTAAATATCCCAAATATGGATCAAACCCAACAATATTAACTGCACTTTGGACATCATGACGCAATAAGGAATAACCAAAGCTGAGTAAAGAATTCACTGGATCGGTGGGTGGACGACGAACGCGCTTGGTAAAGGTGAATTGTGTATTGCGAATCATTTCATTAAAGCAGCCAAAGTAAGCAGCGCTACCAGCACCTTCCAACCCGCGTAAAGAATCAATGTTTTGAGTTGTGTCGATGGGTGCAATGACATTATCTAAACGTTCAATAGCACCAGATAAATCTAGATCGTTGGATTCACGTTGACGACGAACAAGGGTGTTACGGTAATTCTTGAGTTTACCACGTACAAACCCTTGGACGAGATGAATTGCTTGAGGTGTATTGCCTGCGGCTTGCCATTGCGCTTTACGTACAAAAATATTTTTGGTGACTTCTGGTTCTAAACGTCCTAAATAACCACCAGATCCTGTCAGAAATGTTAGGGGAATTTGACGCTGCAATAATTCATTGATAGCAGATGGTGAAACTGTGGCGCGTCCTAATACTACGACACCGTCAATTTTGATAAGCGGGACATCTAATATTGTCTTTTTCTCGTATTTTACGTGCAGTCGCTCATCGATTTTGCCGATAAATGCGTCGTCTTGTGTAACGTAAAGTGTGCTCATAGTTAGTGTTAGAAATTGAGGTGAAAGGAATCAGTCAAAAGTCTCGTCCGCCTAGGATTTCAATCCCAGGCTCATAGTCAAAGTCATCTAAAGATGACTACATAAGCTTTTTAGTCTACTTTAGTAGACTTGGTCTTTGAGCCTCGGAATTAATTCCGAGGCGATCAATTACGAGGCTCATTGAAAGTGATGCTAAATGTCAAATCTCTGGATTAAGAAGCTTCTTGATACCGTCCTACTTTGTCCACAACTTCTGGTAAGCACCGTGTGTACAAACTGCATCCTGTGCAGCGCTTTGTCTTGATAGCTTTTGGCATAGTACCTGTTAGTAGAAGCATTTGAACAGCTTCAATTGTGGCGACTGTACTTTGACGCAATTCTTCTGTTATTTCTACAAATTGACGTTGATGTGAGTGTGCGTAATAAACATAGCCAGTGGTAACTGTTTGTCCTGTGATTTCTTCTAGACATAAAGCTTGGGCACAAACTTGTAACTCATCGTTATCCCATTCACCCTTACGTCCTCGCTTGTATTCAACTGGATACAACTCACCGTTTTCTGATTCAATTAAATCAGATTTACCGATAAGTTTGTATTTGTCTGATTTGAGCCAAATTGCTCGAACTTGCCAGGTTGATTCACGATGTCCTTCCCCTAATGTGTGGACGCGTTCATGTAAACTTGTCCCTTCAATTGTGTATTGGTTATCAATAAATTCTCCGGTACAAAACATTCGCCAGCAGCGATGTGGACAATAGGCATATTGATTTAAGGAAGCAATAGGAATATATTCTGTCTCATTCATAATTTTCAACGTTTGATGAGAGGCGACGTGTCATACCCATACCCATTGTTGTTTTACGTCCAACTCCTGCATATAAAGCAAAGTCAGCAAGGGCATTTATTTGTTTAATTGCAATTGGTTCAATATCTCCTAAAATCCGATAACTTATTTCGCCAACACAACCAACAAATTTGGTGTCATAGTTACGAATAACTTCTGTATGGATGTTACAAAAACTTGGATAAATTGACTCGATGGGGATGTTGGAAAATTCAATCCCACTATATTTGTTCCAGCGACTGAGAAGACTGTTGAAGACACATTCTCGATTTGGCAAAACGGTGTCGTATCCTCCTTGGCGGAAGGCGACGGGTGTGGCGAGGGTGAGGTTGAGAGTGCGATCGCCCTGACTTGCTTGCTCGTACAATTGCGTATAACTACAAGCATTTGCCCAAGGTTGTGTTGATTGGGGTGTACCAAAGATGCTAGTAATATACAAGTCTGCGGAACCCAAATGCCAAGGGTGTTCGGGGTTAAGATTGAGCCACAGTGGAGTCAGCTTGCTAAAGAGTGTGTCGTCTAATAGCGAGATACGCCACCAACAGGATGTACCTGGGGGAATTGGGCGTTGATGGGAAAATTGCAAGGTATTGTGTTTGTATTGGTGGCTTTTATGATTTCGTTGTATTTGTAAGGGGGAAAGGGTGAAGGGTTTATCGGCGTTGGATGTGTGTAAATAGTCTCCTAAATCTTTATCGACTGAACTGATGAGGGTGAGGAATAGGGCGTGGTAGTGTCTACCTGTGAGGAATTCGGGGTAGATGGGAGATTGGGGGATGAGGTTAAGGACGAGGCTGTGGGGCATAATTGAGAGTTATTAAACTATAAAGGGTTCATCATCTGGAAGACGCAATTGTTTACCCTTCATTGCCATTGTTAAGATTCCTGCAATCCCAGGTAAAAATCTGTATTCTTTTTGGGCATTGCTACATTGAATGACAATAGGATATGAAACAATTCCTTCTTTTCGCATTTGGAAGATGATATATTGGTTCTCTTTTTCAGCTATAATCATCCCTGGTATGAGATGTTTTTCTAGCACTTGAATCAAGGGCGTAGGTCGTATTGCTCCTCCTACTCCTAAACGTCGTTCAATACGGCAATTTTTGAAAGCAGTCAGTTTATTGAGTTCTGTATTGACAAATTCTTGCCAAGTATCAGGATAACTCAGACGAAAAACCAGTTCATAATTTTCCTTGGCACGACTAGTGACTTCTATAAGTTCTCCATTTGGAACAAATTCGTAGTGACGTAAGAGATGAATAGGATCGAGGCGTGTTTCTTCTGATTCATCTAAGAGATAACCATGAGGATCGCGAATTGGGAGACTTTCAAAGAAAGTATTTCTGAAAGAGAATAATGGTGCATAGCTGGTACTGAAAATCTCTGCAAATTCTTTTAAATCCTTTGCCGCTTCCTCATCTTGTTTGAATAGTCGTTCATAGTCATCTAAACTCACACGTCCTGCTTGTAAGTCATCCCAATCTTCAGGGTATTTAGCTTTAATGTAAGTTCTCACAAAAGCTTGACCACCAGGAGTAAATTTCCATTTGTTTTGGACATCTTTAAGCGAAGCTTTACTAAGGTTCTCAGCACCTCGTAAAACTTTTATCCTAAAGCGACAGTCATCCCAAGTACGGTTTCCTCCTAAAGTTGATTTTATTGTTTCAAAAAGCTGTGGGATGAGTTCTGCACCTGCTATATCCTGAAATGCTTCTTCAAGTTCTAATAATGGACGAGCAATTTCTAAAAACGCTTCCGAACGCCAGTATGCAAGCAAGAATGGTTTCTCTAAACAAGGAAGATTCTTCAATGTTTGTTCAAGTGCAATACGTCCTCCAGATATATCGAGGGAGGCTAAACCTTCTTCCCAAGCTATAGCTGGTAAATAAGCTATCGCTTCTGAGTTTATGTTAGTCTCACATTTACCCAAAACACGTCCGACTCTACCAATTCTTTGCCAAAATGCAGCACGATTACGGGCTGAAAAAATCAACCAATCTAAATTTTGTCGTGTTGGTGCAGGATTTCTTTCAAAGTTAAATCCAACATCTACAGTGCTAGTTGCCAAAATTATTTGACACTCCATTGCCCGTTGTCTATCTTTAAAAGGTGCAGGACCAGTCATGCGTCCGATATAATCAGTCAGTCCTTGCTTGTCCAACAACTCTTTGAGACGATTAATACTATCTAGAGAATCCAGAATGACTGCACCATTTTCTTTAGGTCTTTCGCGAAACCGTTGGACAACTTCAAACGCTAACTCTGCTAGCCACTCCTCCCTAGTATCAGGTTGTGGTCTTAATTCTAGATTGACTGTTGTTTGAGATGGTAAACTTTTACCATTACCAGTCTCTCCATCTATTCTGGCTATTCTCACAGCCTGCTTTTCTAAACTTTGCAGTGCTAATTCACAAGCTGGTTCTGGTGTAGCTGTTAGTAAAACAACCCGTCTTCCATACTTAAAAAAGCCAAAAAGATGGGAATAAGCGAGATAGAACAGCAACCCTACTAACTGTTTAGCATCATATAGATGAAATTCATCAAAAATGACTGTCCCAAACTTGGTGTAAAAACTACTGGCGATATTACTTCTATCTAGCTTATTGTAAGCGAAGAAAGTAGCGTAGTAAAAAATATCAGGGTTTGTCACTAATATAATTGGTTTATTTGCTCCTACTTCCGAAAATATAGTTGCAGGATTTCGCAAAACGTTATATAGTTTCTCTCCTGGTCGCTTACCCACTTTATCATCAGACCATGTTCTAATTTCTCTTGCCGAAGCAGATTTAATGACATGAGGTAAACCAGCTTCTTTTACAAACTTCTCTGCGGCTTCACGTTGCTGTTCTACCAAAGCATTAGTCGGGGCAATGTAGATAGCACTTTTCGTAGGTTGGTGCAATAAAACTGTGAATCCCGCTTTTGTTTTACCTGTACCTGTCGGTGCTAAATCAAGGATAATATCAACATCGCGAGATTTTTCAAAAACCTCAACTTGATGTTGAAGTGCATTGTTCATGAATGAAAGTTCATCGGGTAATGATGCACAGGCGAAAATACTACGAGGTTCAAGTTTAGTAACTAATCTTTGATTAACCATTGATTCTGCCTCTACCACAAAATTGTAAACCTGCTGGCACAACTATTTCACCCACTTGCCAAGCAGCACCCCGGAAATGAAGATTTTTAAGTATTGGTGCTGGAGGCATAGAAATTAAATCAAAAGACAATATTTCAGTCTGTGGTGGTAAATCAGCAACGTTCAAGTAAGCGCGAGTTTGGTAATTTCCTTCTGGTAATGGAATGACATCAAATGTCTCTAGAATATTGACTCTAACTTTGCTTAAAAATTTACCAACACGAATGTAGTCAGGTAATTCATAATTGCCAAAA
This portion of the Brasilonema sennae CENA114 genome encodes:
- the cas6 gene encoding CRISPR-associated endoribonuclease Cas6: MPHSLVLNLIPQSPIYPEFLTGRHYHALFLTLISSVDKDLGDYLHTSNADKPFTLSPLQIQRNHKSHQYKHNTLQFSHQRPIPPGTSCWWRISLLDDTLFSKLTPLWLNLNPEHPWHLGSADLYITSIFGTPQSTQPWANACSYTQLYEQASQGDRTLNLTLATPVAFRQGGYDTVLPNRECVFNSLLSRWNKYSGIEFSNIPIESIYPSFCNIHTEVIRNYDTKFVGCVGEISYRILGDIEPIAIKQINALADFALYAGVGRKTTMGMGMTRRLSSNVENYE
- the cas2 gene encoding CRISPR-associated endonuclease Cas2 → MNVVVSYDISEDKRRTKIHKVLKSYGQWVQYSVFECQLSDTQYAKLRSRLHKLIKPDTDSIKFYFLCACCFGKVERIDGEPPRDETIFFAECADG
- the cas3 gene encoding type I-D CRISPR-associated helicase Cas3'; its protein translation is MVNQRLVTKLEPRSIFACASLPDELSFMNNALQHQVEVFEKSRDVDIILDLAPTGTGKTKAGFTVLLHQPTKSAIYIAPTNALVEQQREAAEKFVKEAGLPHVIKSASAREIRTWSDDKVGKRPGEKLYNVLRNPATIFSEVGANKPIILVTNPDIFYYATFFAYNKLDRSNIASSFYTKFGTVIFDEFHLYDAKQLVGLLFYLAYSHLFGFFKYGRRVVLLTATPEPACELALQSLEKQAVRIARIDGETGNGKSLPSQTTVNLELRPQPDTREEWLAELAFEVVQRFRERPKENGAVILDSLDSINRLKELLDKQGLTDYIGRMTGPAPFKDRQRAMECQIILATSTVDVGFNFERNPAPTRQNLDWLIFSARNRAAFWQRIGRVGRVLGKCETNINSEAIAYLPAIAWEEGLASLDISGGRIALEQTLKNLPCLEKPFLLAYWRSEAFLEIARPLLELEEAFQDIAGAELIPQLFETIKSTLGGNRTWDDCRFRIKVLRGAENLSKASLKDVQNKWKFTPGGQAFVRTYIKAKYPEDWDDLQAGRVSLDDYERLFKQDEEAAKDLKEFAEIFSTSYAPLFSFRNTFFESLPIRDPHGYLLDESEETRLDPIHLLRHYEFVPNGELIEVTSRAKENYELVFRLSYPDTWQEFVNTELNKLTAFKNCRIERRLGVGGAIRPTPLIQVLEKHLIPGMIIAEKENQYIIFQMRKEGIVSYPIVIQCSNAQKEYRFLPGIAGILTMAMKGKQLRLPDDEPFIV
- a CDS encoding SGNH/GDSL hydrolase family protein; the encoded protein is MKNVKTRNLCLLTVSLLTGMTIPALSLVHLSNVYSENSRVVLNLKYILKQNITNKVFFSAGINPSELSHSLLTKHIESYGSSKTQVADYKITSGKQLYYARLAALKAGQIYPSLPKDRTELSLISTRKTQLTYEDWKNLLAMEAKAMTQSQSDNRLGILVGDSLSLWFPQEKLPVDKLWLNQGISGDTCAGVLRRVSVFRETRPDFIYIMVGINDLRKGTTDEIILHNHREIVRKLRHTHPKTIIFLQSILPTRLSTISNTRIRHLNEQLSLIARQEGVYYLNLYDWFADFQGNLRLELTTDGLHLSTQAYDVWRTAIDEAEYSTMKMAGS
- the cas4 gene encoding CRISPR-associated protein Cas4, with the protein product MNETEYIPIASLNQYAYCPHRCWRMFCTGEFIDNQYTIEGTSLHERVHTLGEGHRESTWQVRAIWLKSDKYKLIGKSDLIESENGELYPVEYKRGRKGEWDNDELQVCAQALCLEEITGQTVTTGYVYYAHSHQRQFVEITEELRQSTVATIEAVQMLLLTGTMPKAIKTKRCTGCSLYTRCLPEVVDKVGRYQEAS
- the cas1d gene encoding type I-D CRISPR-associated endonuclease Cas1d codes for the protein MSTLYVTQDDAFIGKIDERLHVKYEKKTILDVPLIKIDGVVVLGRATVSPSAINELLQRQIPLTFLTGSGGYLGRLEPEVTKNIFVRKAQWQAAGNTPQAIHLVQGFVRGKLKNYRNTLVRRQRESNDLDLSGAIERLDNVIAPIDTTQNIDSLRGLEGAGSAAYFGCFNEMIRNTQFTFTKRVRRPPTDPVNSLLSFGYSLLRHDVQSAVNIVGFDPYLGYLHCDRYGRPSLALDLMEEFRPLVVDAVVLSTLNKQLLKVEDFVTEPLSHAVSLTNEPRKTFLRLYEQKKLSEFKHPVLGRKCTYQEAFALQARLLAKYLMGEIEKYPPLVLK